The window CATCTTCTAACTTTTTCAATTCTGGTGGAGTTATATGAGCCTTTAACCTTACTTTAGAAGAAGCTTCATCTAAAACATCTATTGCTTTATCAGGAAGAAATCTATCAGTTATATATCTATTGGACATTTCTACGGCTGCTTTTACGGCTTCTTCACTTATTTTTATACTATGATGGGCTTCATACTTATCTCTTAAACCCATTAAAATTTGTTCTGTTTCCTCTAATGTAGGTTCATTAACTTGAACAGGTTGGAATCTTCTTTCTAAAGCAGAATCTTTTTCTACATATTTTCTATACTCATTTATTGTTGTTGCTCCAATAAGTTGCATTTCACCTCTAGCTAAAAAAGGTTTTAAAATATTTGCAGCATCAATGGATCCCTCTGCGGAACCAGCACCTATCAAGGTGTGAATTTCATCGATAAATAAAATTGTGTTGCCGTCTCTTATAACTTCTTTAATGACCTTTTTGAGTCTTTCTTCAAATTCACCTCTATATTTAGCTCCAGCTACTAAGCCAGGTAAATCTAACGTTAATACCTTTTTATTAGTTAAGATTTCTGGTACAGTTCCATTCACAATTGACTGTGCTAAACCTTCTACTATTGCAGTTTTACCTACACCAGGTTCGCCAACTAATACAGGGTTGTTTTTAGTTCTTCTACTTAAAATTTGAATAACTCTATCAACTTCATCTTGTCTTCCAATAACAGGATCCAGTTTGTTGTTTTGTGCCATTTTAGTTAAATCACGACTAAAATCATTTAAAGTAGATGATTGCATTGGCTTAAATTCCTCATTTTCAGGCATACTAATATCACTTGTAGGATTTAAAAAACCATAATAGTGGTTTGGATATCCTCCTAGGAAAGCAGCAACTTGATTGCTCATTTTTTCCTCAGTTAACCCTAATTCTTTAAATACTTGTGCAGCACTACCATCCTTTTCATTTATTAATCCAAGCAAAATATGCTCAGTACCAATATATTTAACATTCCATTTACGTGATTCATTGTCAGCTAACTCCAAGACCTTTTTAGCTCGTGGTGTGAATTCAATTTCTCCTTCAGGCTTTTCAGTACCTGCGACAATTGTTTTTGAAATCATTTCTTTTATTTTCTCTAAGCTAACACCTAAACTGATTAGAGACTTAGCACCTACTCCCTGTCCCTCTTTTAATAGTCCTAATAAAATATGTTCTGTACCTATTGCTGGATGATTATACTTAATTGCTTCTTCTTTAGCTATCAATAATACTTTTTGAGCCTTTTCCGTCATTTTTTCTAACATATACATCCCTCCACTATTATCTTTGTAATATTTCCTTAAATATTTCTGCTCTTTTTATATCTCTTTCCTGGGCTGTCATTTCTTTTCCACTTATAATTTGTAAATATGCTGGTTGACAAAGTAAAAATAATTCATTAATTGGTTTAATCTCTAAGTTTTCCACCATACCTAGAGTCTTTCCTAATCTTAAATCCGAAATTAGGCTAAATGCTTCTTCAGATGAAATTATTTTTGCGTTAGTTAAAATTCCATAAGCTCTTTTTGCTTTATCTTCAATTAGTAGCCCTGATTTATTAAGTAAATACTCTCTGGCCTTTTGTTCTTGATCTACTAATCTTTTTACAATTAAATTTACATTGGCTACAATTTCTTCTTCACTTTGACCTAAGCTAATTTGATTAGAGATTTGAAATAAATTACCTAAAGCTTCTGTGCCTTCTCCAAATATTCCTCTTACAGCGACTCCAACTTGCGATAATTGACGTAAAATTAGATTTGTTTGCCTTGTTAAAACTAATGCTGGTAAATGCATCATTACTGAAACTCTCAAACCTGTGCCTAAGTTAGTGGGGCACGTTGTAAGATAACCGTACTTTTCATTAAAAGCAAAATTCAATTTTTCTTCTAATAGATCATCAAGTTCAGTACACTTTTGCCATAAATCTTTTAAAACTAGGCCAGATCCAAAACATTGTATTCTTAGATGGTCTTCTTCATTAACCATTATACTAACTGATCCTTCTTTATTAACTAAAATTCCTTTATTTTGAGGATTATGCCCATGTCCTGGGCTAATTAAGTGCTTTTCCACTAATACTTTTCTTTCTAAATCATTGAAGATTTCTAAATTGAAAAATTCTAAACTTTCTATGTTACTAGTGGCATCCTTTATAGTTTTTAATACACCTTTTGAATTTTCTTTGTTACTTGTATTAAATAAAAACTCTTCTAGATTTCGAGCTAATCTAATTCTTGAGCTTAATACAATCTCAGGGAAATTTCCACTTCCTTCAGTCCAAAAACTATGAGTATCTTCGATTAGATTCTTAATCAACAAGGACACCTCCTATTCTTCCTTACTTATTTTACTTTCTAATTCTTTGATGCTATCTCTAAGTTTAGCGGCCTCTTCAAATTCTTCTTTACTCACCGCATACTGTAACTTTTCACGCATTAGTTTTATTTCATTTTTAATTCTAAGTCCTCCACCTATGCGTTTGGGAATTTTACCTGTATGTTTTGTTGTTCCATGTAGTCTTTTTAATAGTGGCTCTAATTGCATTCCAAAATAATTAAAACATTCATTACATCCTAAGCGCCCATCTTTAGCAAATTTATGATGATCCATCCCACATTTTTCACATTTTAATCCATTAGATGATATACTGCCTATTTGTGGAATAAACTCATTTTCAAATAAAGATCCTAATAAGTTAGAAAAGCTTAGTTGTGGTTTGAAAACTACGCCAAATTGCTCTTGATACTTTTTTGCACAATCTTCGCAAATATATTTTTCCATTTTCTTACCATTAATGGTTTTAGTTAAATATATGTTTGCTACCTTTTCATTACAATCTTCACAATACATTTTTCTACCTCCTTCAGAACTTATCATAAATCGATGCGTAGTGCAGAAGATATTGCAATATGCAACATATGAGCTCTTAATTTATCCATATCTTTTAGATTTTCGCTTACTAAAGTATCATTAAAAACATTTATTAAAATTATAGCTTCACGCTTTGTTAGTATTTCTTCTCTTACTAACAGCTCCATAATGCCTTCTAATTGCTTTTTATTTATGGAATCACCTATTGTTTCTTCAAGTAAATTTTGTAGGTTCTCCTTTGTATTTATTCTTAACCTAACTATCCGAATATAACCTCCTCCACCCCGACGAGTCTCTACTAAATAGCCCTGCACAGGAGTGAACCTCGTACCTAAAACATAGTTTATTTGAGAAGGGACACATTCGAAGTTTTGAGCAAGCTCATTTCTTTGTATTTCAATAACACCATTACGTGCTTGCTCTAGTAAATTCTTTAAATAATTTTCTATTATCTCTGACATACTAGCCAAGCTCATCACCTCTGACCTTCCTTGACCTTATTATAACAAAAATACCCACCCTTTATACAAAGGTCAAATAAGGTCAAAAAGATTTATTTTTGC of the Desulfonispora thiosulfatigenes DSM 11270 genome contains:
- a CDS encoding CtsR family transcriptional regulator; translated protein: MSLASMSEIIENYLKNLLEQARNGVIEIQRNELAQNFECVPSQINYVLGTRFTPVQGYLVETRRGGGGYIRIVRLRINTKENLQNLLEETIGDSINKKQLEGIMELLVREEILTKREAIILINVFNDTLVSENLKDMDKLRAHMLHIAISSALRIDL
- a CDS encoding UvrB/UvrC motif-containing protein — protein: MYCEDCNEKVANIYLTKTINGKKMEKYICEDCAKKYQEQFGVVFKPQLSFSNLLGSLFENEFIPQIGSISSNGLKCEKCGMDHHKFAKDGRLGCNECFNYFGMQLEPLLKRLHGTTKHTGKIPKRIGGGLRIKNEIKLMREKLQYAVSKEEFEEAAKLRDSIKELESKISKEE
- a CDS encoding ATP-dependent Clp protease ATP-binding subunit; the encoded protein is MLEKMTEKAQKVLLIAKEEAIKYNHPAIGTEHILLGLLKEGQGVGAKSLISLGVSLEKIKEMISKTIVAGTEKPEGEIEFTPRAKKVLELADNESRKWNVKYIGTEHILLGLINEKDGSAAQVFKELGLTEEKMSNQVAAFLGGYPNHYYGFLNPTSDISMPENEEFKPMQSSTLNDFSRDLTKMAQNNKLDPVIGRQDEVDRVIQILSRRTKNNPVLVGEPGVGKTAIVEGLAQSIVNGTVPEILTNKKVLTLDLPGLVAGAKYRGEFEERLKKVIKEVIRDGNTILFIDEIHTLIGAGSAEGSIDAANILKPFLARGEMQLIGATTINEYRKYVEKDSALERRFQPVQVNEPTLEETEQILMGLRDKYEAHHSIKISEEAVKAAVEMSNRYITDRFLPDKAIDVLDEASSKVRLKAHITPPELKKLEDDVEKIAKEKEEAVISQDYEKAATYRDEELKKKKELEETRDKWNTQKRTKSQILTGEDIAGIISSWTKIPVKKLQQEESEKLINMEKILHERVIGQEEAVQAVSRAMRRARSGLKNPKRPIGSFIFLGPTGVGKTELARAVAETLFGDEKALVRIDMSEYMEKHAVSRLVGAPPGYVGYEEGGQLTEAVRRKPYSVILLDEIEKAHPEVFNILLQVLEDGRLTDSKGRTVDFRNAVLIMTSNVGASDLKQSKPLGFTSKESDKDSYKLMKNKVMESLKKTFRPEFLNRIDETLVFHALTEEHIKEIVSLMLNELRERLTENELSINVTDKAKELIVKEGFDKDYGARPLRRAIQKLIEDNLSEEMLKGTYKAGDTIHVDGIEGKIKLS
- a CDS encoding protein arginine kinase; this encodes MIKNLIEDTHSFWTEGSGNFPEIVLSSRIRLARNLEEFLFNTSNKENSKGVLKTIKDATSNIESLEFFNLEIFNDLERKVLVEKHLISPGHGHNPQNKGILVNKEGSVSIMVNEEDHLRIQCFGSGLVLKDLWQKCTELDDLLEEKLNFAFNEKYGYLTTCPTNLGTGLRVSVMMHLPALVLTRQTNLILRQLSQVGVAVRGIFGEGTEALGNLFQISNQISLGQSEEEIVANVNLIVKRLVDQEQKAREYLLNKSGLLIEDKAKRAYGILTNAKIISSEEAFSLISDLRLGKTLGMVENLEIKPINELFLLCQPAYLQIISGKEMTAQERDIKRAEIFKEILQR